A genomic region of Caldicellulosiruptor acetigenus contains the following coding sequences:
- a CDS encoding YebC/PmpR family DNA-binding transcriptional regulator — translation MAGHSKWANIKHKKEKTDAQKGKLFTKLGRELMVVAKMYGPDPETNPKLRDVIAKAKANNMPMDKIMGFIKRAAGEIDTTGYEDITYEGYGPGGVAVIVEAMTNNRNRTAGELRHIFDKNGGNLGQTGCVSWMFSRKGVIVIEKESFPNEDFVMEKALEYGAEDFTSENGIYEIITSPEDFSKVREGLEKEGFTFIRAQIEMIPQTTVKLSSEDAQKMRRLIDMLEDNDDVKEVYHNWEEDEE, via the coding sequence ATGGCTGGACATTCAAAGTGGGCGAATATAAAACACAAAAAAGAAAAGACAGACGCACAGAAAGGGAAACTTTTTACAAAACTTGGTAGAGAGCTTATGGTTGTAGCAAAGATGTACGGCCCTGACCCTGAGACAAACCCGAAGCTCAGGGATGTAATCGCAAAAGCTAAGGCAAACAACATGCCCATGGATAAGATAATGGGGTTTATAAAGAGGGCAGCTGGTGAGATTGACACAACAGGGTACGAAGACATTACGTACGAGGGCTATGGACCTGGTGGAGTTGCAGTTATTGTTGAGGCAATGACAAACAACAGAAATAGAACTGCAGGTGAACTTAGACACATTTTTGACAAAAATGGTGGAAATCTTGGTCAAACAGGCTGTGTTTCATGGATGTTCAGCAGAAAAGGTGTCATAGTTATTGAAAAAGAAAGTTTTCCAAATGAAGACTTTGTGATGGAAAAGGCGTTAGAGTATGGTGCTGAGGATTTTACCTCAGAAAATGGTATATATGAAATAATTACATCACCTGAGGATTTTTCAAAGGTCAGAGAAGGTCTTGAGAAGGAAGGTTTTACATTTATAAGAGCTCAGATAGAGATGATTCCTCAGACAACTGTAAAGCTTTCAAGTGAAGATGCCCAGAAAATGAGAAGACTTATTGACATGCTTGAAGATAACGATGATGTAAAAGAGGTTTATCACAACTGGGAAGAAGATGAAGAGTAA
- a CDS encoding oligosaccharide flippase family protein yields the protein MNKKILKQIVILTLCNILTYSLFFFYRVFISRRIGSVGMGLYTFGMTLYYLFYSISSGGILTAISKYIAENCYSAGLKEKVVFVMSRILFFWSVIISILFLTLNPFFCDIVFSTPHLKHMVYPLIVCIVVVTQSAILKGFFYGIQNPTPPALAEVFENIVRLSVTCPIFLTVAKSSSLDTKLFLSFLGILIGELSSLSFLWISYKLKYKNIRFSIKLSEIVQISSNIFKVSVPLATASVLGMIFQSLENMIIPKMFESIGNTKTKAISIYGIINGMSFPAATLPLVIINSLSIIIIPTISETKINTKTLNSRINSFLLLTIAISLPATCIFLLFPVQICNLLYKNPQAGVYLKHIAPAIAFYYLSVVLSSLLNALDKVNFNFILNTVLTVARLIAYIPAILLFKSEIPYIWISNIFALISCIIMIEKISRLEFEFVLEKRIIFLIFQFAVVCLLIFTILIYLNITSMQVFIILFLSGYFLISYFILLYQKRRKKD from the coding sequence ATGAATAAAAAGATTTTAAAGCAAATCGTAATACTTACACTTTGTAATATATTAACATATAGCCTATTTTTCTTTTATAGAGTATTCATATCGCGCAGAATTGGTTCTGTTGGCATGGGACTTTATACATTTGGCATGACACTTTATTATCTATTCTACAGCATATCAAGCGGTGGGATTTTGACAGCCATTTCAAAATATATTGCTGAAAACTGCTATTCAGCTGGGCTAAAAGAAAAAGTTGTCTTTGTGATGAGCAGGATACTCTTTTTCTGGAGCGTTATAATTTCCATATTGTTTTTGACATTAAACCCATTTTTCTGTGATATTGTATTTTCTACTCCACATCTCAAACACATGGTCTACCCTCTTATTGTGTGTATTGTGGTTGTCACCCAGTCAGCTATTTTGAAAGGCTTTTTTTATGGCATTCAAAATCCTACTCCCCCTGCCTTGGCAGAGGTGTTTGAAAATATTGTCAGACTTTCTGTCACCTGTCCTATTTTTTTGACAGTAGCAAAGTCATCTTCGCTTGACACAAAGCTATTTTTGTCTTTCTTAGGAATTCTTATAGGAGAACTTTCAAGTCTGAGTTTCCTTTGGATATCATACAAGCTCAAATACAAAAATATTCGATTTTCGATTAAGCTTTCTGAGATTGTGCAGATTTCCTCTAATATATTCAAAGTATCTGTGCCGCTTGCCACAGCCAGTGTCCTTGGAATGATTTTTCAATCACTTGAAAATATGATAATTCCCAAAATGTTTGAAAGCATCGGCAATACAAAAACCAAAGCAATCTCCATTTATGGAATAATAAATGGCATGAGCTTCCCAGCAGCAACCTTGCCACTTGTAATAATAAATTCACTATCCATCATAATAATTCCTACCATTTCCGAGACAAAGATTAACACAAAAACCCTAAACTCTCGAATAAACTCTTTTCTTTTACTTACCATTGCTATTTCATTGCCAGCAACATGCATATTTTTACTTTTTCCTGTACAGATTTGTAATTTGCTATACAAAAACCCTCAAGCAGGAGTGTATCTTAAGCACATTGCCCCTGCAATAGCATTTTATTATCTTTCTGTTGTACTTTCAAGTTTACTTAATGCACTTGATAAGGTCAATTTTAATTTTATTTTAAATACAGTACTGACAGTAGCAAGATTGATAGCCTATATTCCAGCTATATTACTTTTTAAAAGTGAAATCCCTTATATCTGGATTTCAAATATATTTGCCCTTATTTCATGCATCATAATGATTGAAAAGATATCAAGGCTTGAGTTTGAATTTGTTCTTGAAAAAAGGATAATCTTTCTCATATTCCAATTTGCAGTTGTGTGCCTGCTTATATTTACCATACTCATTTATCTGAACATAACTTCAATGCAAGTTTTTATTATTCTGTTTTTATCAGGATACTTTCTAATTAGCTACTTTATCCTTTTATATCAGAAAAGGCGTAAGAAAGACTGA
- a CDS encoding YigZ family protein yields MGFKTIAQNVRVEFVEKKSRFIASVFRVENQHEVNTFLDQVRKEFYDATHNVYAYTYGIEYPVQKYSDDGEPQGTAGLPVMEVIRKSNVSNVLIVVTRYFGGILLGASGLVRAYTQAASLGLEKAGILEYHECEEVLLSVEYSDFEKIKWLASRFNTKIEKIEYSQVVDLLLAIKKEEVDEFIKSVSDITSGNFLADKKGIVLRAI; encoded by the coding sequence ATGGGATTTAAAACCATTGCTCAAAATGTCCGAGTAGAATTTGTTGAAAAAAAGTCAAGGTTCATTGCATCGGTTTTCAGGGTAGAAAATCAGCATGAGGTTAATACCTTCCTTGACCAGGTCAGAAAAGAGTTTTATGATGCAACACACAACGTGTATGCCTATACATATGGTATTGAATATCCTGTACAGAAATATTCGGATGATGGTGAGCCTCAGGGGACAGCCGGGCTTCCTGTCATGGAGGTAATAAGAAAGAGCAATGTTTCAAATGTGCTAATTGTAGTAACCCGATATTTTGGCGGAATTCTGCTGGGCGCGTCAGGACTTGTCAGGGCGTATACACAGGCAGCAAGCCTCGGGCTTGAAAAAGCAGGTATTTTGGAGTATCATGAGTGTGAAGAGGTTTTACTTAGTGTAGAATATTCTGATTTTGAGAAGATTAAATGGCTTGCTTCAAGGTTTAATACAAAGATAGAAAAGATTGAATATTCGCAAGTTGTAGATTTGTTGCTGGCAATCAAAAAAGAAGAGGTGGATGAGTTTATAAAGAGCGTTTCAGATATTACATCCGGCAACTTCCTGGCTGACAAAAAAGGGATAGTTTTAAGAGCAATTTAG
- a CDS encoding NUDIX hydrolase — MLIRNCAGGVVFYQGKIFIMKNEKGEWVFPKGVIRNGEIAPEVAVRRVKEEVGIDASILSTAGQTSYEFYSVTRQRPVCNKIIWYIMEAKSPEFLKENKEENVFDAGYFDIEEAIQKITYSQDKALASCAYEQYKQLVNI, encoded by the coding sequence TTGCTAATCCGTAATTGTGCTGGTGGAGTTGTGTTCTACCAGGGAAAAATCTTTATCATGAAGAACGAGAAGGGCGAATGGGTGTTTCCAAAAGGTGTTATAAGGAACGGCGAGATTGCACCCGAAGTTGCGGTAAGAAGGGTCAAGGAAGAAGTTGGGATTGATGCTTCAATTCTCTCCACAGCAGGTCAAACAAGTTATGAGTTCTATTCTGTCACACGTCAGAGACCAGTTTGTAACAAGATTATATGGTATATCATGGAAGCAAAGTCTCCCGAGTTTTTGAAAGAAAACAAGGAAGAGAACGTTTTTGATGCCGGATATTTTGACATTGAAGAGGCTATCCAGAAGATTACTTACAGCCAAGACAAGGCTCTGGCATCCTGTGCGTATGAACAGTACAAACAGCTTGTGAATATTTAA